The Pseudomonas fluorescens genome includes a window with the following:
- a CDS encoding RNA polymerase factor sigma-70 codes for MTEQVSTSRCDSPLLQAFVDNRLILVKIAARITGCRSRAEDVVQDAFFRLQSAPQITSSFKAQLSYLFQIVRNLAIDHYRKQALEQKYSGPEEEGLNVVIQGASPETSHINFSTLEHIADALTELPSRTRYAFEMYRLHGVPQKDIAKELGVSPTLVNFMIRDALVHCRKVSGVRGDTFARR; via the coding sequence ATGACGGAACAAGTATCCACAAGCAGGTGCGACTCACCGTTACTCCAGGCATTCGTGGACAACCGATTGATCCTGGTCAAGATCGCGGCACGCATTACCGGCTGCCGATCCCGCGCGGAGGACGTGGTGCAGGACGCATTTTTCCGGCTGCAATCGGCGCCCCAGATCACCTCCTCGTTCAAGGCGCAGCTCAGCTATCTGTTCCAGATCGTGCGCAACCTGGCGATCGACCACTACCGCAAGCAGGCGCTGGAACAGAAATACTCGGGGCCGGAAGAGGAAGGGTTGAACGTGGTGATCCAGGGTGCTTCGCCAGAAACCTCCCATATCAACTTTTCCACGCTGGAACACATCGCCGACGCGCTGACCGAACTGCCCAGCCGCACCCGCTATGCGTTCGAGATGTATCGCCTGCATGGCGTGCCACAGAAGGACATCGCCAAGGAACTGGGGGTCTCGCCGACCCTGGTGAACTTCATGATCCGCGATGCCCTGGTGCATTGCCGCAAGGTGTCGGGGGTTCGCGGGGATACCTTCGCCCGGCGGTGA
- a CDS encoding GNAT family N-acetyltransferase, whose translation MSNLNHPTTLPLPGGRRLGADETERHLSLMLEGAPLIRLRLARGPELHVHLQEINDRPVGPALWAACYWLFAHHPDCQRLTWHLDERPGEALLSGLLTATERAGEYFCERTMFWQLPQPWLGESFNGSYPQQMVITDGRRHPRRPIKPRGEVYRRFDARLGAWVSLRTLEIEQDLERFNRWQNSPRVASFWQEEGSLEQHRQYLGKLQADPRVLTLIGCFDDQPFAYFEAYWAKEDRIAPFYDAGNYDRGIHMLVGEEQHRGPHKVASWLSALVHYLFLDDPRTQRVVAEPRADNARMIGHLHNQCFHCEKEFDFPHKRAALMILGRERFFDRCGLM comes from the coding sequence ATGTCCAACCTCAACCACCCGACGACGTTGCCCTTGCCCGGCGGCCGTCGCCTCGGCGCCGATGAAACCGAACGCCACCTGAGCCTGATGCTCGAAGGTGCGCCGCTGATCCGGCTGCGCCTTGCGCGCGGTCCCGAGCTGCACGTGCACTTGCAGGAGATCAACGACCGACCAGTAGGCCCGGCGCTATGGGCGGCCTGCTATTGGCTGTTTGCTCACCATCCCGACTGCCAGCGCTTGACCTGGCACCTCGACGAGCGCCCCGGCGAAGCCTTGCTCAGCGGTTTGTTGACGGCCACTGAACGTGCCGGTGAGTACTTTTGCGAGCGCACAATGTTCTGGCAATTACCGCAGCCCTGGCTGGGGGAGTCGTTCAACGGCAGTTACCCGCAACAGATGGTCATCACCGATGGCCGCCGCCATCCACGTCGGCCCATCAAACCCCGTGGCGAAGTGTATCGGCGTTTCGATGCGCGGCTGGGGGCCTGGGTGTCCTTGCGCACCCTGGAAATCGAGCAGGATTTGGAACGTTTCAACCGCTGGCAGAACAGCCCGCGGGTGGCGAGCTTCTGGCAGGAGGAGGGCAGCCTGGAACAGCATCGCCAGTACCTGGGCAAGCTGCAGGCCGATCCCCGGGTCTTGACCTTGATCGGCTGTTTCGATGACCAGCCGTTCGCTTATTTCGAAGCCTATTGGGCCAAGGAAGATCGGATCGCGCCGTTCTATGACGCCGGCAACTACGATCGCGGCATCCACATGTTGGTGGGTGAAGAGCAACACCGAGGGCCGCACAAGGTGGCCAGTTGGCTGTCGGCGCTGGTGCATTACCTGTTCCTGGACGATCCGCGCACCCAGCGCGTGGTCGCCGAGCCCCGGGCCGACAATGCCCGGATGATCGGGCACCTGCACAACCAGTGTTTCCACTGTGAAAAGGAATTTGATTTCCCTCACAAACGCGCGGCGCTGATGATCCTGGGGCGTGAGCGGTTTTTTGATCGGTGTGGGTTGATGTAA